DNA sequence from the Candidatus Eremiobacteraceae bacterium genome:
TTCGTCGCCGTCGATCCGGATGACGAAACTGCGCAGCTCGCATCGCTCGCAGATGCGGACGTTCTCATCAGCACGAAGTTCGACGCGCCAATGGCACGCGCAGCCGTACGACTACGGTTGCTTCTCTGCCCGTCCGCCGGCACCGAAGGCATCGATCGCGAGCAGCTCGCGCCCGGCGTTGGACTTCTCAACGGCCAGGGCCACGAGATTCCAATAGCGGAGTTTGTCATCGGCGCGCTCGTCGCATTGCGGCAGAAGATGTTCGCCGCAGACCGCGCGTTGCGCGATGGGCGGTGGGAATATGGCTTTTTAGGCGCGGGCGGGTTTGTCGGCGAGCTATATGGTTCCAAGCTCGGCATGCTCGGCTACGGGCGGATCGGCAAGGAGATCGTGCAGCGCGCCTCGGCGTTCGGCATCGAAACCGTTGCGCTCACCATGCGTCCGGAGCGAGTCACGGCGAAACCGCCGGGGCTTGCGCTCGTCGGCGATTTGAAAGATCGAGCCGCCGTCGATGCCGTCGTGAGCCGGTCAGACGCGATCGTCGTC
Encoded proteins:
- a CDS encoding 2-hydroxyacid dehydrogenase codes for the protein MKVVSFSHLWREELGTLLDSDIEFVAVDPDDETAQLASLADADVLISTKFDAPMARAAVRLRLLLCPSAGTEGIDREQLAPGVGLLNGQGHEIPIAEFVIGALVALRQKMFAADRALRDGRWEYGFLGAGGFVGELYGSKLGMLGYGRIGKEIVQRASAFGIETVALTMRPERVTAKPPGLALVGDLKDRAAVDAVVSRSDAIVVCCELSAQTRGLIDARRFGLMKKHAVIVNIARGPILDEKALYEALKERKIDGAALDVWYEYPHKRGERVQPSRFPFAELDNVIMTPHCSGWTEGHRRRKLGRMADAIHSFKKTQPL